A genomic segment from uncultured Marinifilum sp. encodes:
- a CDS encoding endo-1,4-beta-xylanase has protein sequence MKLIKYTKGLLLAGIAIVLLSSCSKKSSQTIGLKNSIKENYLIGTALNTPQILQEDSLAIKIVQKHFNSIVAENCMKSEVIQPKEGKFDFSLSDKFVEFGEKNNMFIIGHTLIWHSQAPEWFFVDENGNDVSRDVLIERMRKHIYAVVGRYKGRIHAWDVVNETIMEDGTFRDSKLVQIIGKDFVKLAFQFAHEADPDAELYYNDYSMAIPAKRNGVTKMVKELIESGVRIDGIGMQAHSSITKPDIKEFEKSIVEFSKLGVNVMITELDISVLPFPDLNVGADVAKSYEFKKELNPYPNSLPDSINNQLRDRYVEFFKLFNKHSDKLTRVTLWGVHDKQTWRNYWPIAGRTDYPLLFDRNRKAKSAVQAIINLKKEQ, from the coding sequence ATGAAACTTATAAAATATACTAAAGGACTTTTATTAGCAGGAATCGCAATTGTTTTGCTAAGTTCCTGTTCAAAGAAAAGTTCACAAACAATAGGACTTAAAAACTCAATTAAAGAAAATTATTTAATTGGAACAGCATTAAATACACCTCAAATTCTTCAGGAAGATAGTTTGGCCATTAAAATTGTTCAGAAACATTTTAATTCTATAGTTGCCGAAAATTGTATGAAAAGCGAAGTAATACAACCCAAAGAAGGAAAGTTCGATTTTAGCTTATCGGATAAATTTGTTGAGTTTGGTGAAAAGAATAACATGTTTATTATTGGTCATACTTTAATTTGGCATTCGCAGGCACCAGAATGGTTTTTTGTAGATGAAAATGGGAATGATGTTAGCCGAGATGTGTTGATTGAACGAATGAGAAAACATATTTATGCAGTTGTTGGACGCTACAAAGGAAGGATTCATGCTTGGGATGTGGTAAACGAAACCATTATGGAAGATGGAACATTCCGTGATAGCAAGTTGGTTCAGATTATAGGAAAAGATTTTGTGAAACTGGCTTTTCAATTTGCTCACGAAGCCGATCCTGATGCCGAATTGTATTATAACGATTATTCCATGGCTATTCCTGCAAAACGCAATGGCGTTACTAAAATGGTAAAAGAACTAATAGAGTCCGGTGTTAGAATTGATGGCATCGGAATGCAGGCTCACAGCTCAATTACTAAGCCCGACATTAAAGAATTTGAAAAAAGTATTGTCGAATTTTCAAAATTGGGAGTGAATGTAATGATTACCGAGCTGGATATATCAGTATTGCCATTTCCCGATTTAAATGTTGGTGCCGATGTAGCTAAAAGTTATGAGTTTAAAAAAGAACTAAATCCATATCCTAATTCTTTGCCTGATTCTATTAACAATCAGTTGCGAGATAGGTATGTAGAGTTCTTTAAACTTTTTAACAAGCACAGCGATAAATTGACTCGTGTTACCCTTTGGGGAGTACACGACAAGCAAACATGGCGCAATTATTGGCCAATTGCAGGTCGTACAGACTATCCTTTGCTTTTCGATAGAAACAGGAAAGCAAAATCGGCTGTTCAGGCAATTATTAATCTAAAAAAGGAACAATAG
- a CDS encoding MFS transporter, giving the protein MDNKNKVSIGEKIGYSLGDLAANLIFQTLMTFLAFFYTDVYKIPPSSASAIIFAGGMIGAFFNPIMGVIADRTNTRWGKFRPWILWTAIPFGGMALLAFSTPNFAPNGKIIYALTTYILLVLVYSANNLPYSALSGVITGDMSERNSLSSYRFVAVMLAQFIVQALLLPLVLILGNGDKTVGFENTIGVFAVVGVVFLLITFLTTKERIVPNAEQQTSIKQDFTDLFKNKPWIAMLLITIFIFITLSLKGGMYVYYFENYLDKEALAAFLNNIGFNGFIDSLNNMLTSLGLVGFHWPEDASTSGFSLFNAAGIIFMIIGIGFSKLFADKYGKRDVFGVSLFLSALCLLAFYFYSPQSIAIVFISQMVHGFFYGISTPLLWAMIADVADYSEWKNNRRATAIIFSAMIFGLKAGLSIGGALVAGILAIYGYNEQLLSQSAETIGGIKLAMSVLPSLTFCVSVACLFFYDIDKKKELQIEKELILRRKEA; this is encoded by the coding sequence ATGGATAATAAAAATAAAGTAAGCATAGGCGAAAAAATAGGTTATAGTTTAGGCGATTTGGCTGCTAATCTTATTTTTCAAACCTTAATGACTTTTTTGGCATTCTTTTATACCGATGTGTATAAGATTCCACCATCATCGGCCTCGGCAATAATATTTGCAGGAGGAATGATTGGTGCTTTCTTTAATCCAATTATGGGTGTTATTGCAGATCGGACTAATACCAGATGGGGGAAATTTCGTCCCTGGATTTTATGGACTGCTATTCCTTTTGGTGGCATGGCTTTATTGGCTTTTAGCACACCAAATTTTGCTCCGAATGGTAAAATAATATATGCTCTTACTACTTATATTTTGCTGGTTTTGGTTTACTCGGCAAATAATTTGCCTTATTCTGCATTAAGTGGTGTCATAACTGGCGATATGTCCGAAAGAAACAGCCTTTCATCTTATCGTTTTGTTGCCGTAATGCTTGCTCAGTTTATTGTTCAGGCTTTGCTTTTACCATTGGTCTTAATTCTTGGTAATGGCGATAAAACAGTTGGATTCGAAAATACAATTGGTGTTTTTGCAGTAGTTGGTGTTGTGTTTCTTTTAATTACTTTTTTAACTACAAAAGAGAGAATTGTACCTAATGCAGAGCAGCAAACAAGTATAAAGCAAGATTTTACCGATTTATTTAAAAATAAGCCTTGGATTGCAATGTTGCTTATCACCATCTTTATTTTTATTACCCTATCCTTAAAAGGAGGAATGTATGTTTATTATTTCGAGAATTACCTCGATAAAGAAGCTTTAGCTGCGTTTCTAAATAATATTGGCTTTAATGGTTTTATCGATAGTTTAAATAATATGCTTACCAGCTTGGGTTTAGTAGGTTTTCACTGGCCCGAGGATGCTTCTACTTCTGGTTTTAGTTTGTTTAATGCTGCAGGTATTATTTTCATGATTATTGGTATCGGATTCTCGAAATTATTTGCCGATAAATATGGTAAAAGAGATGTTTTTGGAGTGAGTTTGTTTCTATCTGCTCTTTGTTTGCTTGCCTTCTATTTTTATTCACCTCAGTCAATAGCAATTGTATTTATTAGCCAAATGGTACATGGTTTCTTTTACGGAATATCAACACCATTGCTATGGGCTATGATTGCCGATGTGGCCGATTATTCGGAATGGAAAAATAACAGAAGAGCAACTGCTATTATTTTCTCGGCAATGATATTTGGCTTAAAAGCCGGATTAAGTATTGGTGGTGCTTTGGTGGCCGGAATTTTGGCAATTTATGGATATAATGAACAATTACTAAGTCAATCAGCAGAAACTATTGGCGGTATAAAATTAGCAATGAGTGTTTTACCAAGCTTAACTTTTTGTGTGAGTGTAGCCTGTCTTTTCTTTTATGATATTGATAAGAAAAAAGAACTACAGATTGAAAAAGAATTAATTCTTAGAAGAAAAGAGGCCTAA
- a CDS encoding glycoside hydrolase family 43 protein — translation MKTPKYLVEDLYTADPAAHVFNGKLYIYPSHDIETGMPENDNGDHFAMRDYHVYSMEDIEGEVTDHGVILDVDDVPWSGRQMWAPAAACKNGKYYFYFPLKDKNDIFRIGAAVSDIPEGPFKAEKNPIMGSYSIDPAMFEDDNGDHYMYFGGIWGGQLQRYRNNKAIEVGAEPDDNEPALCAKVVKMSDDMLEYAEEPKDVIILDEDGKPLSAGDHDRRFFEAAKMHKYKDKYYFSYSTGNTHLLCYAIGDNPYGPFTYKGEILSPVVGWTTHHSICEFKGKWYLFYHDCEPSGGKTWLRSVKFVELEYKEDGSIIPMDGLA, via the coding sequence ATGAAAACACCAAAATACCTAGTTGAAGATTTGTATACAGCCGATCCGGCAGCTCACGTTTTTAACGGAAAGTTATACATTTATCCATCGCACGATATAGAAACCGGAATGCCCGAAAACGACAATGGCGATCATTTTGCCATGCGCGATTATCATGTTTACTCTATGGAGGATATTGAGGGTGAAGTAACCGATCACGGAGTAATTCTGGATGTGGATGATGTACCTTGGTCGGGCCGACAGATGTGGGCTCCTGCAGCAGCCTGTAAAAATGGAAAATATTATTTCTATTTTCCCTTAAAAGATAAAAACGATATTTTTAGAATTGGCGCGGCAGTAAGCGATATACCCGAAGGACCTTTTAAAGCCGAAAAGAATCCCATAATGGGAAGTTACAGTATCGATCCGGCAATGTTCGAAGACGATAATGGAGATCATTACATGTATTTTGGTGGAATTTGGGGTGGACAATTACAGCGTTACCGCAATAATAAGGCCATTGAAGTTGGTGCCGAACCAGACGATAACGAACCAGCATTATGTGCTAAAGTTGTAAAAATGTCCGACGATATGCTAGAGTATGCCGAAGAGCCTAAAGATGTTATAATTTTAGATGAAGATGGTAAGCCTCTTAGCGCAGGAGATCATGATCGTAGATTTTTCGAAGCAGCTAAAATGCATAAGTACAAAGATAAATACTACTTTTCTTATTCTACTGGTAACACACATTTGTTGTGTTATGCTATTGGAGACAATCCTTATGGTCCATTTACTTATAAAGGTGAAATTTTATCGCCAGTTGTGGGTTGGACAACGCATCATTCCATTTGCGAATTTAAAGGCAAATGGTACTTATTCTATCACGATTGTGAGCCATCAGGAGGAAAAACCTGGTTGCGAAGCGTAAAGTTTGTGGAACTAGAATACAAAGAGGATGGCAGCATTATACCCATGGATGGCTTAGCTTAA